From Granulicella cerasi, a single genomic window includes:
- a CDS encoding ABC transporter ATP-binding protein, translating to MAHTPDSHEAPRHDAEEPLVAELTPDVAPTMEAFLGEVAEHVEEGAQEAKAQAGSVVGPYIAFQHVHKSFGEFVVLDDVNFFVNAGETLCILGRSGVGKSVSLQILMGFLKPDSGTVLVAGQDIAGFNERQMQEVRRKVTMVFQNGALFDSITVGENVAFPLRERGGMSEEEMLQVVKGLLEMVGVAGMEDKLPSDLSTGMKRSVAIARALAAQPTAVLYDEPTTMVDPLMGQLLGDLIQRLKQQLHLTSIVVTHDTRFAENLADRVVFLHEGRARFFGTMAEMRASEDPILREFLALDELVLPY from the coding sequence ATGGCGCATACCCCCGACTCCCATGAGGCTCCCCGGCACGACGCGGAAGAACCGCTCGTCGCCGAGTTGACGCCGGACGTTGCCCCGACGATGGAAGCATTTCTCGGCGAGGTGGCCGAGCATGTGGAAGAGGGCGCGCAGGAAGCCAAGGCGCAGGCGGGCAGCGTCGTAGGGCCGTACATCGCGTTCCAGCATGTGCACAAATCTTTCGGCGAGTTCGTCGTACTCGACGACGTGAATTTCTTCGTCAATGCAGGTGAGACGCTCTGCATCCTGGGGCGTTCGGGCGTCGGCAAGTCGGTGTCGCTGCAGATTCTGATGGGTTTTCTGAAGCCCGACAGCGGAACGGTGCTCGTCGCAGGGCAGGACATCGCTGGCTTCAACGAGCGGCAGATGCAGGAGGTGCGTCGCAAGGTCACGATGGTCTTCCAGAACGGCGCGCTCTTTGACTCCATCACCGTTGGGGAGAACGTCGCGTTTCCGCTGCGCGAGCGCGGTGGTATGAGCGAAGAAGAGATGCTGCAGGTTGTCAAAGGCCTGCTGGAGATGGTCGGCGTGGCGGGCATGGAAGATAAGCTGCCCAGTGACCTTTCGACGGGCATGAAGCGGTCGGTGGCGATCGCTCGCGCACTGGCCGCGCAACCCACGGCGGTGCTCTACGACGAGCCGACGACGATGGTCGACCCGCTGATGGGGCAGCTGCTCGGAGACCTGATCCAGCGTCTGAAGCAGCAGTTGCATCTCACCAGCATTGTCGTGACGCATGACACTCGCTTTGCAGAGAACCTTGCCGACCGCGTGGTGTTTCTGCATGAAGGAAGGGCACGCTTTTTTGGCACGATGGCCGAGATGCGCGCGAGCGAAGACCCCATTCTTCGTGAATTTCTGGCACTGGACGAGTTAGTGCTGCCCTACTGA
- the mobA gene encoding molybdenum cofactor guanylyltransferase produces the protein MVAERLPLHGFVLVGGQSSRMGQDKAMLVFRGQPMAEIAIDKLKEVCEVVSVVGNRDDLAAFAPVAHEQRTGCGPAAGVEAGVSTALQEWALFIPVDAPFVPAELLHTWAQQALVMAQDGVSVLFAEAMQPAFCMVRRNHAPKLQSLLESGERRLMRVLDQLGEVYVYRVEDARAAEWFRNLNTPEELAAAEAASY, from the coding sequence ATGGTCGCCGAGCGTTTGCCTCTTCACGGCTTTGTGCTGGTGGGTGGGCAGAGTTCACGCATGGGGCAGGACAAGGCCATGCTCGTGTTTCGCGGGCAACCGATGGCGGAGATCGCCATCGATAAGTTGAAGGAAGTCTGTGAGGTCGTCTCGGTCGTTGGAAACCGAGACGACCTCGCGGCTTTTGCGCCGGTAGCGCATGAGCAACGCACCGGTTGTGGCCCCGCAGCGGGGGTGGAGGCCGGTGTCAGCACGGCCTTGCAGGAGTGGGCTTTGTTCATCCCTGTCGATGCGCCTTTCGTTCCAGCGGAGTTGCTGCATACATGGGCGCAGCAAGCGCTGGTGATGGCACAGGATGGCGTCAGCGTGTTGTTTGCAGAGGCGATGCAGCCTGCGTTCTGCATGGTGCGTCGCAACCACGCTCCAAAGCTGCAGAGCTTGCTGGAATCGGGGGAGCGTCGGTTGATGCGCGTGCTCGATCAGCTTGGCGAAGTGTACGTCTACCGCGTGGAAGACGCGCGCGCGGCAGAGTGGTTCCGGAATCTTAACACGCCTGAGGAACTCGCGGCGGCTGAAGCTGCGTCATACTAA
- a CDS encoding dipeptidase has product MSEKATQYAQQNGARFVDELKDLLRIPSVSTAPEHVEDVRKAAQFVADHLTAAGLQNVKLIETTTSERKGHPLVYADWLNAPGKPTVLCYGHYDVQPAEPLDEWKTPPFEPTERDGNIYARGAVDDKGQLWMHVKALESLLKADGTLPVNIKVIVEGEEEVGGEGIAAFVREHGDVLKADAALVSDTEMFAPELPTLCVGLRGMIYAELEVRGAMTDLHSGMYGGAAPNPFIALAQIIALMKRADGHIAIPGFYDNVEAPTKAELDAWRSLPFDEEHYRKTEVGSPALTGEEAFSVLERTWSRPTMDVHGMPGGFIGAGAKTVIPAKAVAKISFRLVPGMKPAETFEKYKKFVEENMPKGVTAEVRMIHFGEPIVVSTDNDYIHAAAAAMKDVWGKDTVYVRGGGSIPIVGDFVRELGIPTVMMGFGLPDDNLHAPNEKFHLPNFHRGIASIIRFFEKVGE; this is encoded by the coding sequence GGATTCCGTCGGTTTCGACGGCGCCGGAGCATGTGGAGGATGTGCGCAAGGCTGCGCAGTTTGTGGCGGATCATTTGACCGCCGCGGGCTTGCAGAATGTGAAGCTCATCGAGACGACCACGAGTGAGCGCAAGGGACATCCGCTGGTGTATGCGGATTGGCTCAACGCGCCGGGTAAACCGACGGTGCTTTGCTACGGGCATTACGACGTTCAACCCGCTGAGCCTTTGGACGAGTGGAAGACGCCGCCGTTCGAGCCGACTGAGCGCGACGGCAACATCTACGCGCGTGGTGCGGTGGACGACAAGGGCCAGCTCTGGATGCATGTGAAGGCGCTTGAGTCGTTGCTTAAAGCGGACGGCACGCTGCCGGTGAACATCAAGGTCATCGTCGAAGGCGAAGAAGAGGTTGGTGGCGAGGGCATCGCTGCGTTCGTGCGTGAGCATGGCGATGTGCTGAAGGCCGACGCGGCGCTCGTTTCTGACACCGAGATGTTTGCGCCGGAGTTGCCGACGTTGTGCGTTGGCCTGCGCGGCATGATCTACGCCGAACTTGAAGTGCGTGGCGCGATGACCGATCTACACTCGGGCATGTACGGCGGCGCGGCGCCGAATCCGTTCATCGCGCTGGCGCAGATCATCGCGCTGATGAAGCGCGCCGACGGCCACATCGCGATCCCCGGTTTCTACGACAACGTGGAAGCGCCGACGAAGGCCGAACTCGACGCGTGGCGTTCGCTGCCGTTCGACGAAGAGCACTATCGCAAGACCGAAGTGGGCTCGCCTGCGTTGACCGGTGAAGAGGCGTTCAGCGTGCTTGAGCGCACGTGGTCGCGCCCGACGATGGACGTGCACGGCATGCCCGGAGGCTTCATTGGCGCGGGTGCGAAGACGGTGATCCCGGCGAAGGCTGTGGCGAAGATCAGCTTCCGCCTGGTGCCGGGCATGAAGCCTGCGGAGACCTTCGAAAAGTACAAGAAGTTTGTGGAAGAGAACATGCCGAAGGGCGTGACCGCAGAGGTTCGCATGATTCACTTCGGCGAGCCGATCGTGGTATCGACGGACAACGACTACATTCACGCAGCGGCTGCGGCGATGAAGGATGTATGGGGCAAGGACACCGTATATGTACGCGGCGGCGGCTCGATTCCTATCGTCGGCGACTTCGTGCGCGAGCTGGGTATTCCGACGGTGATGATGGGCTTCGGTTTGCCGGATGACAATCTGCACGCGCCGAATGAGAAGTTCCATTTGCCGAACTTCCATCGCGGCATCGCATCGATCATCCGCTTCTTCGAGAAGGTCGGAGAGTAG